The Carassius auratus strain Wakin chromosome 40, ASM336829v1, whole genome shotgun sequence genome has a segment encoding these proteins:
- the LOC113058524 gene encoding scavenger receptor class F member 1-like translates to MDIFLTSFGLMLMCVHCSTQTLSLTGKNVCLSVRDYSPICCSGWGQNGNECTIPLCEGERTCLQDEVCVYPGLCRCKPGFYGYQCKTPCPHEFWGPDCRELCPCHPHGLCDPVTGVCSCLPNRWGNLCQNGCNCGRHGKCDPVYGNCTCEEGWWTSTCSKACQCQLGKSTCDQATGRCLCNSGYWGQKCSLKCNCYVSPCQQYTKVCQCLHGWWGPSCDRRCICDLSHADCDLQTGNCLCYPGYKEPFCNEPCDSGKYGRGCKKSCGHCEGGRSCSKQDGLCDACAPGWNGTRCDQPCPAGYYGHHCREICPHCRNMDPCDPGTGACSHCDPGWTGPRCDKPCTDSTYGDGCRFLCKTCHHGHCDHVTGSCICLPGFQGESCNSTCPPNLYGINCSSTCDCGNHACHPATGACPNSSRAGLLAGLLIPLCILILALLFCCCCCGRPVEGKEGVVVGDGSPAVRMKHHVYTALANMGSAMPCMSLWSSGLPRVTVSHHDPELTFNHSFIEQPSSGWVTDSFETDDEGEVVYCEPPREDVLTVAGGELQELNSKCNFFPDPSTFSSEDMSQDFGIPRTSSIAKSKRPSVSFAEGTKFSPKERRGSTQDLPGTNRKPKTWGVLMISALQGGQGNHTETETQKEEKNNEETISSEEQAAASETSQTDSERYSSGPLRTHLTVPSGRRRTLSNTRKNAQPSDSGQEADSDRITTIYVTVGKTQKMAKQEPPSEGPVQAMLRRLGSLQRQKEEGVQPKGRGQAIAKPPRRKLGARASAWEQATGSNQSEVVMRKPSRRKHNSLSSPCTVGATDFPQENSTPKRPLSSILKSVPESNTPHSLEVEQDTEVVCETDSLTEHTYETVAPSDGVSTSSEIIINETVVDQAENEPNYENVYVKHS, encoded by the exons ATGGACATCTTTCTGACCTCATTTGGATTGATGCTCATGTGTGTCCATTGCTCAACTCAGACACTCTCTCTGACTGGGAAAAATGTCTGCCTCAGTGTCAG GGATTATTCTCCCATATGTTGTTCTGGATGGGGCCAGAACGGTAATGAATGCACAATCC CCCTCTGTGAGGGAGAAAGGACCTGTCTGCAGGATGAAGTGTGTGTATACCCTGGACTTTGTCGATGTAAACCTGGATTTTACGGGTATCAGTGCAAAACCC CTTGTCCTCATGAATTTTGGGGGCCGGATTGTCGAGAGCTCTGTCCCTGTCACCCTCATGGGCTCTGTGACCCAGTCACTGGTGTGTGCTCGTGCCTGCCTAACCGATGGGGCAACCTGTGCCAAAACGGCTGCAATTGTGGACGTCATGGGAAATGCGACCCTGTCTATGGCAACTGCACATGCGAGGAGGGCTGGTGGACATCTACTTGCTCCAAAGCCTGTCAGTGCCAACTTGGCAAATCCACTTGTGACCAAGCCACAGGACGCTGCCTGTGTAACAGCGGCTACTGGGGCCAAAAGTGCAGCCTGAAATGCAACTGCTATGTGTCCCCTTGCCAGCAGTACACAAAGGTCTGTCAGTGCCTGCATGGCTGGTGGGGTCCATCCTGTGACCGCCGTTGCATTTGTGATCTCAGCCATGCTGACTGTGACCTGCAAACTGGAAACTGTCTCTGCTACCCGGGTTACAAAGAGCCTTTCTGCAATGAGCCTTGTGACAGTGGAAAGTATGGTAGAGGCTGTAAGAAGAG ctGTGGACACTGTGAAGGAGGCAGGTCTTGCTCGAAACAGGACGGCCTGTGTGATGCCTGTGCACCAGGTTGGAATGGCACTCGCTGCGATCAGCCTTGTCCTGCAGGTTATTATGGCCATCACTGCCGAGAGATTTGTCCGCATTGCAGAAACATGGACCCATGTGACCCGGGAACTGGAGCGTGCTCACACTGTGATCCTGGTTGGACTGGACCGAG ATGTGACAAACCCTGCACAGATAGTACATACGGAGATGGCTGTCGCTTCCTGTGTAAAACCTGCCATCACGGCCACTGTGACCATGTGACAGGAAGTTGTATTTGTCTTCCTGGCTTTCAGGGTGAGAG CTGTAACAGTACATGTCCCCCTAACCTGTATGGCATCAACTGCTCCTCCACATGTGACTGTGGGAATCATGCCTGCCATCCAGCCACAGGGGCTTGTCCAAACA GTAGCAGGGCAGGTCTCTTGGCAGGGCTTTTGATTCCCTTGTGCATTTTAATACTCGCCTTGCTgttctgctgctgttgttgtgggCGGCCCGTTGAAGGGAAGGAAGG AGTGGTGGTTGGAGATGGTAGCCCTGCGGTCCGCATGAAGCATCATGTTTATACTGCGCTGGCCAACATGGGCTCAGCAATGCCGTGCATGAGTCTCTGGTCATCTGGTTTGCCGAGGGTTACAG TCTCTCATCATGACCCTGAGCTCACATTTAACCACAGCTTCATTGAACAGCCATCGTCCGGCTGGGTGACTGATTCATTTGAAACTGATGATGAAGGAGAGGTCGTCTACTGTGAACCCCCCCGGGAAG ATGTTCTTACTGTGGCTGGTGGAGAGCTTCAGGAGTTAAACTCTAAGTGTAACTTCTTCCCTGACCCATCAACCTTCAGCAGCGAGGACATGTCGCAAGATTTTGGTATCCCTCGTACCTCCAGCATTGCCAAATCCAAACGTCCTTCGGTCTCTTTTGCAGAGGGCACAAAGTTCAGTCCTAAAGAGCGCCGTGGCTCAACTCAAGATCTGCCAGGAACTAATCGCAAACCCAAGACCTGGGGTGTGCTGATGATCTCTGCCCTGCAAGGAGGACAGGGAAACCACActgaaacagaaacacaaaaagaagagaaaaacaacGAGGAGACCATCTCCTCTGAGGAGCAAGCAGCTGCATCTGAAACATCACAAACTGACTCGGAAAGATATAGTTCTGGCCCGCTAAGGACTCACCTCACTGTGCCCAGTGGGAGACGACGTACACTTTCCAATACCAGGAAAAATGCCCAGCCATCTGATAGTGGCCAGGAGGCAGATTCAGATAGGATAACAACCATATATGTTACTGTGGGTAAGACCCAAAAGATGGCCAAGCAAGAGCCCCCCTCAGAAGGGCCCGTTCAGGCGATGCTGCGCAGACTGGGTAGCTTACAGAGACAAAAAGAAGAGGGCGTCCAGCCCAAAGGAAGGGGGCAGGCAATCGCCAAGCCACCTCGGAGGAAACTGGGAGCGCGGGCCAGTGCATGGGAGCAAGCTACAGGGTCAAACCAGTCAGAGGTGGTCATGAGGAAACCTAGTCGCAGGAAACACAACTCCCTCAGCTCTCCCTGCACAGTGGGCGCAACAGACTTTCCTCAGGAGAACAGCACCCCCAAGAGGCCATTGTCCtccattttaaaaagtgttccaGAAAGCAATACACCCCATAGTTTGGAGGTGGAGCAAGACACTGAAGTAGTTTGTGAGACAGACAGTCTGACAGAGCACACGTATGAGACTGTGGCTCCGTCTGATGGGGTCTCCACATCTTCAGAGATTATTATTAATGAGACAGTTGTGGACCAAGCAGAAAATGAGCCAAATTATGAGAATGTTTATGTAAAGCATTCATAA
- the LOC113058525 gene encoding RILP-like protein 1 gives MENCVVAVEENQNYIVETCFERTFSSMTVDDVYEIAKAVGAEVEKLIDSYGKSSVEGLVSHIVKVLELLESFAARNQAHQCKEEELLKAFETLQIQQQKKRHVKECDETSNGTESGDWHQKEKKLKENVKVLQSQVQQLTEENQELLARLKCTHSKEDRTQRQEREVMLKLKEVVDKQRDELRAKVQEISSMSKEVEALQEQQERLMKINAELRHKQNIIQTQLKSAVERRADLEADLCEKQKEIERLNSQLERPSVHTAAETSSSAIGLTDKMIIDLKDPNRPCFTKQEVRDLLFEKNELKANLFLVKEELKYYQREILNDERCPGFLLDAVRSAIKKQRTIIKSKMLGIPVSECRTDETDGPLFKRSGNEDNDTDSTDSRPQDSRIRSLFGSLARPNLTRSSGSQPPGLPTSSSTLEIIDPDEQGGQEKTQMLSSS, from the exons ATGGAGAATTGCGTGGTAGCGGTCGAGGAAAACCAAAACTATATTGTCGAGACGTGTTTCGAGAGGACGTTTTCATCGATGACCGTGGACGATGTGTATGAAATCGCTAAAGCGGTGGGGGCAGAAGTGGAGAAGCTCATCGACAGCTATGGGAAGTCGAGTGTGGAGGGTCTGGTGTCTCACATAGTTAAAGTGTTGGAGCTATTGGAGAGTTTCGCGGCGAGAAACCAAGCTCATCAATGTAAGGAAGAGGAACTATTGAAGGCTTTTGAGACGTTACAGATACAGCAGCAGAAGAAACGACATGTGAAGGAATGTGATGAGACCAGCAACGGTACAGAGAGTGGG GACTGGCATCAGAAGGAGAAGAAACTGAAGGAAAATGTCAAAGTGTTACAGTCCCAGGTGCAACAGCTCACGGAAGAGAACCAGGAGCTTCTGGCCCGTTTAAAATGCACACACTCAAAAGAAG ACCGCACACAGCGTCAGGAACGAGAAGTGATGCTCAAGCTGAAGGAAGTGGTGGATAAGCAACGTGATGAGTTAAGAGCAAAAGTGCAGGAGATTTCCAGCATGTCCAAGGAAGTGGAAGCG ctccAGGAGCAGCAGGAGCGACTAATGAAGATAAACGCAGAGCTCAGACACAAACAGAACATCATTCAGACTCAGCTGAAGAGCGCAGTGGAGAGGAGGGCTGACCTGGAGGCCGACCTGTGCGAGAAACAGAAAGAGATAGAGCGCCTGAACTCACAATTAGAAAGACCCAGTGTACATACTGCTGCTGAAACG AGCAGTTCGGCCATTGGCCTCACAGATAAGATGATCATTGACTTGAAGGATCCAAATCGGCCATGTTTTACCAAGCAGGAAGTACGGGACTTGCTTTTTGAGAAGAACGAGTTGAAGGCCAATCTCTTTCTAGTCAAAGAAGAGCTTAAATATTACCAAAG GGAAATCCTGAATGATGAGAGATGCCCAGGGTTCTTACTGGATGCCGTGCGTTCTGCCATAAAGAAGCAGAGGACCATTATAAAGTCTAAAATGCTTGGCATACCAGTTAGCGAATGTAGAAC AGATGAGACAGATGGCCCTTTGTTTAAGAGGAGTGGAAATGAAGACAATGACACTGACAGCACTGACAGCAGACCCCAGGACTCACGCATCAGAAGCCT ATTTGGTTCCCTTGCGCGGCCCAATCTTACTAGGAGCTCTGGTTCCCAGCCCCCCGGCCTTCCAACATCCAGCTCCACATTGGAAATCATTGATCCAGACGAGCAGGGAGGCCAGGAGAAGACACAGATGCTCAGCTCATCTTGA